The Patagioenas fasciata isolate bPatFas1 chromosome 25, bPatFas1.hap1, whole genome shotgun sequence genome includes a region encoding these proteins:
- the CLSPN gene encoding claspin isoform X3, translating to MAAAAAAALAELPLEDLNPEAQKSPDSDSDSGQGSCQTASPGHGTLGTAALEDRDSEEEIFVRKKAKSKKIFQDSESEDGEDGGSFVQNDVLRGDNENEEEKENITAQRNKKSHRIRQGLLDSDDSDAGDQLQVESLETSRKSGLMESEPQEERPLKPGKKYRKHKQHKEDFEEETAKKAIGKSRRRKEKERRIESLKELKKEKKPRAEQVDGGETHPFNDSGCLLDDKELFDNGLEEENDSPPEDEESIESIREAVKNKIKKYKNKERFSEGEGYKHVFDDENEEPVLKEPKRKERKAARLSKEAIKQLHSETQRLIRESSVSLPYHVPETKSIHDFFKRRPRPICQGNAMALLKSTKYQLSLDEESADTKNVGMDCKGGRAEGDQPAANEPERSLGRDVEPAANEPLADVGKNLVETCAEKRGEDSDSHTVGTGNSAERQQRSDFPSADCSEQKENETPPATGGDALEQRDETVPDSDGEKSRRQVGAGAVAQPEKARKSKLEKLRELGIDLSIKPRICSGDQSFINLDESESNKELEALKERFLKHTLQTSKAKAERTINMPIIRKETTSDGKEELRADVVPAVLAAETLGDTGPSKPGEKLQALKAKLQEAMKLRRTEERQKRQALFKLDNEEMLEEEEEEEEEEEMTDESEEEEEGDNENVEFLLDEAEEDNEDIEEKQVEDGDKETDKESIDGDKLEKSEHCDSVPKPPSTESTLMLFKDSSSKMGYSLPDEKLEMEETTDKGPTKLEDDDSFSLPTLAKDNSHNSSFELIGSMIPSYQPCNKQMSRGGNFLSAAGGFRSPSPGFFKTSFISSASKSSGKASEPSLPIEDSQDLYNASPEPKSLFPGAGESQFQFSLEDDTQSQLLDADGFLNVGQHRNKYQSSKHQLTLASMDENAMDANMDELLDLCSGKFSSQAEHAPNTSSNKKQNMEELLNLCSGKFTSQSSPTWASSVSSKAEKDSDIEDPMAEALALCSGSFPTDKEEEDEEEQEEIGDFRLVTDDNAFDSGEDEKSGDSDPEEAEISDEEEELLRPRWGSKKKLKLQDFMEDEAELSGSDVGSEDEYDGEDLNEYEEELIDEELPNEVELENQIQKFHMKAMLDDDKRQLRLYQERYLLDGDLHSDGPGRTRRFRWKNIDYDSQVDLFQRDSDNDDENEQFDETEVKWRKERFEREQWLREQKEKNKEQEEEEEEIGEDSQFMKLAKKVTAKSLQKKAGPAAAVQDTALLPRSPFETFRPTSDVQVKNGSLLNRPTAVLQKLAAMSDLNPNTPRNSRNFVFHTLSPEKSEEAKEKSKLQAKKRGPAAAITSVAKRPRVESTEETSQSRSIFQYLES from the exons atggcggcagcagcagcggccgcCCTCGCTGAG CTTCCGTTAGAAGATTTGAATCCAGAGGCGCAGAAAAGCCCCGACAGCGACTCAGACAGCGGGCAGGGCAGCTGCCAAACGGCCTCTCCGGGGCACggcaccctggggacagcagcgctGGAGGACAGAG ATTCGGAGGAGGAGATTTTTGTACgtaaaaaagcaaaaagcaagaaGATCTTTCAAGACAGTGAGAGTGAAGATGGAGAGGATGGTGGCTCTTTTGTACAGAACGATGTGCTGCGTGGAGACAatgaaaatgaggaggaaaaagagaataTTACCGCTCAGAGGAACAAGAAATCTCATCGGATTCGCCAGGGTCTGCTAGATAGTGATGACAGTGATGCTGGTGACCAACTGCAGGTTGAAAGCCTTGAAACAAGCCGAAAGTCTGGCTTGATGGAGAGTGAGCCGCAAGAGGAGAGACCCCTAAAACCTGGGAAAAAGTACAGAAAACATAAACAACataaagaggattttgaagaagaGACAGCAAAAAAAGCAATAGGAAAATctagaagaagaaaggagaaggagagaagaatTGAATCCCTTAAAGagctgaaaaaggaaaagaagcctAGAGCAGAG CAGGTAGATGGTGGCGAGACGCATCCGTTTAATGACAGCGGATGTCTTCTTGATGACAAAGAGCTTTTTGATAATGGCTTAGAAGAGGAAAACGATTCCCCCCCAGAGGATGAAGAGTCGATCGAATCAATACGAGAGgcagtgaaaaacaaaataaagaaatataag AACAAAGAACGGTTTTCTGAGGGAGAAGGCTACAAACATGTATTTGATGATGAGAATGAGGAACCCGTATTAAAAGAACCAAAAAGGAAG GAGCGGAAAGCAGCAAGGTTAAGTAAAGAAGCTATTAAGCAACTACATAGTGAGACCCAACGACTTATTAGAG AATCATCTGTGTCTCTCCCGTATCACGTGCCTGAGACCAAAAGCATTCATGACTTCTTCAAGCGAAGACCTCGACCGATATGTCAAGGAAATGCGATGGCATTGCTGAA GTCCACCAAATACCAGCTATCCCTAGATGAGGAATCTGCAGACACTAAGAACGTGGGTATGGATTGCAAAGGTGGGCGAGCGGAAGGCGATCAACCAGCAGCTAATGAACCAGAAAGGAGCCTTGGCAGAGATGTTGAACCTGCTGCGAACGAGCCTCTTGCTGATGTGGGGAAGAACTTGGTAGAAACGTGTGCGGAGAAGCGCGGGGAGGACAGTGATTCTCACACCGTTGGGACTGGTAATAGCGCAGAAAGGCAGCAGCGCTCTGACTTCCCAAGCGCTGATTGCAGTGAACAAAAAGAGAATGAAACTCCTCCAGCTACTGGAGGAGATGCCCTTGAGCAAAGAGATGAAACGGTGCCAGACTCAGATGGTGAAAAAAGCCGTCGGCAAGTGGGGGCTGGAGCGGTGGCACAGCCTGAAAAAGCGAGGAAATCGAAGCTGGAGAAACTCCGCGAACTGGGAATAGACCTGTCCATCAAGCCAAGGATCTGCTCTGGCGATCAATCCTTCATTAACCTCGACGAATCTGAGTCAAATAAAG aattagAAGCCTTGAAAGAACGTTTCTTGAAGCACACTCTTCAAACGTCGAAAGCCAAAGCTGAAAGGACCATAAACATGCCCATTATTCGTAAGGAGACGACGTCTGATGGCAAAGAGGAGCTGAGAGCCGATGTGGTGCCCGCGGTGTTGGCTGCGGAGACCTTGGGTGACACTGGTCCCTCCAAGCCAG GTGAGAAGCTGCAGGCGCTGAAGGCGAAACTCCAGGAGGCCATGAAGCTGCGCAGGACTGAGGAACGGCAGAAGCGGCAAGCACTGTTTAAACTGGATAACGAGGAGATgttggaggaagaagaggaggaggaggaggaggaagagatgaCGGATGAgtcagaggaagaggaagaaggtgaTAATGAG AATGTGGAATTTCTGCTTGACGAAGCAGAGGAAGATAACGAAGATATAGAAGAGAAACAAGTTGAAGATGGTGATAAAGAAACCGACAAAGAATCAATTGATGGAGACAAGCTGGAGAAATCTGAGCACTGTGATTCTGTTCCCAAACCACCGTCAACAGAGTCTACATTGATGCTTTTTAAGGACAGCTCCTCAAAAATGGG ATATTCTCTTCCTGATGAGAAACTTGAAATGGAAGAAACTACAGACAAAGGGCCTACCAAGTTAG aggACGATGACTCATTTTCTCTGCCAACGCTGGCGAAAGACAACAGCCATAACAGCAGCTTTGAGCTGATCGGCTCCATGATTCCGTCCTATCAACCCTGTAACAAACAGATGTCGCGCGGAGGGAACTTTTTATCTGCAGCAGGAGGTTTCAGGTCGCCTTCCCCGGGTTTTTTCAAAACAAGCTTTATCAGCTCTGCTTCCAAG AGCTCAGGAAAGGCGTCTGAGCCCTCTCTTCCCATAGAAGATTCCCAGGACCTGTATAACGCCTCTCCTGAGCCCAAGAGTTTATTTCCAGGGGCTGGGGAGTCACAGTTTCAATTTTCTCTAGAAGATGACACTCAGAGCCAGCTGCTTGACGCAGATGG GTTCTTGAACGTTGGGCAACACAGGAATAAATACCAGTCCTCAAAGCACCAGCTGACTCTGGCCAGTATGGATGAGAACGCAATGGACGCCAACATGGATGAACTGCTGGACTTGTGTTCCGGGAAGTTCAGCAGTCAGGCTGAACACGCGCCAAACACCAGCAGCAACAAAAAGCAGAACATGGAAGAATTGCTCAATCTTTGCTCAGGAAAATTCACATCTCAGA GTTCTCCAACGTGGGCATCTTCAGTGTCTTCCAAGGCAGAAAAAGACAGTGACATAGAAGATCCGATGGCAGAAGCTCTGGCACTTTGTTCAGGCTCCTTTCCAACAGACAA ggaagaggaagatgaggaggaacAAGAAGAAATTGGTGATTTTCGTCTTGTAACAGATGACAACGCCTTTGACAGCGGCGAG GATGAAAAAAGTGGAGACAGTGATCCTGAAGAAGCAGAAATTAGTGATGAAGAAGAAGAGCTGCTGAGACCCAGATGGGGCTCGAAGAAAAAACT AAAACTGCAGGATTTCATGGAAGATGAAGCGGAGCTGTCTGGGAGCGACGTGGGAAGCGAGGATGAATATGATGGCGAAGACCTGAACGAATACGAAGAAGAGCTGATTGATGAGGAGCTCCCTAATGAGGTGGAATTAGAAAATCAAATACAGAAGTTCCACAT GAAAGCGATGCTGGATGACGACAAGCGCCAGTTGCGCTTGTACCAGGAGAGGTACCTGCTGGACGGGGACCTGCACAGCGACGGCCCTGGCAGGACGAGGAGATTCCGGTGGAAAAACATAG ATTATGATTCACAGGTTGACTTGTTTCAGAGAGATTCAGATAATGATGATGAAAACGAACAGTTTGACGagacagaagtgaaatggaggaaAGAGCGCTTTGAACGAGAGCAGTGGCTTCGTGAGCAG AAGGAGAAGAAtaaagagcaggaggaggaggaggaagaaattggTGAAGACAGCCAATTCATGAAACTAGCAAAGAAAGTAACTGCCAAATCCCTGCAGAAGAAAG CCGGCCCAGCAGCTGCGGTACAAGACACGGCGCTCCTACCCCGCAGCCCGTTTGAGACGTTCAGACCCACCAGTGACGTCCAG GTCAAAAATGGGTCTCTGTTGAACAGACCTACAGCTGTCCTTCAGAAACTGGCAGCAATGTCAGATCTGAATCCAAACACACCTCGAAATTCAAGGAATTTTGTCTTCCACACGCTTTCCCCAGAAAAGAGTGAAGAGGCGAAGGAGAAATCGAAACTTCAG GCAAAGAAAAGAGGCCCTGCTGCAGCAATAACATCTGTGGCCAAGCGACCCAGGGTGGAGAGCACAGAGGAAACAAGTCAAAGCCGAAGCATATTCCAGTACCTGGAGAGCTGA
- the CLSPN gene encoding claspin isoform X1 yields the protein MAAAAAAALAELPLEDLNPEAQKSPDSDSDSGQGSCQTASPGHGTLGTAALEDRDSEEEIFVRKKAKSKKIFQDSESEDGEDGGSFVQNDVLRGDNENEEEKENITAQRNKKSHRIRQGLLDSDDSDAGDQLQVESLETSRKSGLMESEPQEERPLKPGKKYRKHKQHKEDFEEETAKKAIGKSRRRKEKERRIESLKELKKEKKPRAEQVDGGETHPFNDSGCLLDDKELFDNGLEEENDSPPEDEESIESIREAVKNKIKKYKNKERFSEGEGYKHVFDDENEEPVLKEPKRKERKAARLSKEAIKQLHSETQRLIRESSVSLPYHVPETKSIHDFFKRRPRPICQGNAMALLKSTKYQLSLDEESADTKNVGMDCKGGRAEGDQPAANEPERSLGRDVEPAANEPLADVGKNLVETCAEKRGEDSDSHTVGTGNSAERQQRSDFPSADCSEQKENETPPATGGDALEQRDETVPDSDGEKSRRQVGAGAVAQPEKARKSKLEKLRELGIDLSIKPRICSGDQSFINLDESESNKELEALKERFLKHTLQTSKAKAERTINMPIIRKETTSDGKEELRADVVPAVLAAETLGDTGPSKPGEKLQALKAKLQEAMKLRRTEERQKRQALFKLDNEEMLEEEEEEEEEEEMTDESEEEEEGDNENVEFLLDEAEEDNEDIEEKQVEDGDKETDKESIDGDKLEKSEHCDSVPKPPSTESTLMLFKDSSSKMGYSLPDEKLEMEETTDKGPTKLEDDDSFSLPTLAKDNSHNSSFELIGSMIPSYQPCNKQMSRGGNFLSAAGGFRSPSPGFFKTSFISSASKSSGKASEPSLPIEDSQDLYNASPEPKSLFPGAGESQFQFSLEDDTQSQLLDADGFLNVGQHRNKYQSSKHQLTLASMDENAMDANMDELLDLCSGKFSSQAEHAPNTSSNKKQNMEELLNLCSGKFTSQTGSPTWASSVSSKAEKDSDIEDPMAEALALCSGSFPTDKEEEDEEEQEEIGDFRLVTDDNAFDSGEDEKSGDSDPEEAEISDEEEELLRPRWGSKKKLKLQDFMEDEAELSGSDVGSEDEYDGEDLNEYEEELIDEELPNEVELENQIQKFHMKAMLDDDKRQLRLYQERYLLDGDLHSDGPGRTRRFRWKNIDYDSQVDLFQRDSDNDDENEQFDETEVKWRKERFEREQWLREQKEKNKEQEEEEEEIGEDSQFMKLAKKVTAKSLQKKAGPAAAVQDTALLPRSPFETFRPTSDVQVKNGSLLNRPTAVLQKLAAMSDLNPNTPRNSRNFVFHTLSPEKSEEAKEKSKLQAKKRGPAAAITSVAKRPRVESTEETSQSRSIFQYLES from the exons atggcggcagcagcagcggccgcCCTCGCTGAG CTTCCGTTAGAAGATTTGAATCCAGAGGCGCAGAAAAGCCCCGACAGCGACTCAGACAGCGGGCAGGGCAGCTGCCAAACGGCCTCTCCGGGGCACggcaccctggggacagcagcgctGGAGGACAGAG ATTCGGAGGAGGAGATTTTTGTACgtaaaaaagcaaaaagcaagaaGATCTTTCAAGACAGTGAGAGTGAAGATGGAGAGGATGGTGGCTCTTTTGTACAGAACGATGTGCTGCGTGGAGACAatgaaaatgaggaggaaaaagagaataTTACCGCTCAGAGGAACAAGAAATCTCATCGGATTCGCCAGGGTCTGCTAGATAGTGATGACAGTGATGCTGGTGACCAACTGCAGGTTGAAAGCCTTGAAACAAGCCGAAAGTCTGGCTTGATGGAGAGTGAGCCGCAAGAGGAGAGACCCCTAAAACCTGGGAAAAAGTACAGAAAACATAAACAACataaagaggattttgaagaagaGACAGCAAAAAAAGCAATAGGAAAATctagaagaagaaaggagaaggagagaagaatTGAATCCCTTAAAGagctgaaaaaggaaaagaagcctAGAGCAGAG CAGGTAGATGGTGGCGAGACGCATCCGTTTAATGACAGCGGATGTCTTCTTGATGACAAAGAGCTTTTTGATAATGGCTTAGAAGAGGAAAACGATTCCCCCCCAGAGGATGAAGAGTCGATCGAATCAATACGAGAGgcagtgaaaaacaaaataaagaaatataag AACAAAGAACGGTTTTCTGAGGGAGAAGGCTACAAACATGTATTTGATGATGAGAATGAGGAACCCGTATTAAAAGAACCAAAAAGGAAG GAGCGGAAAGCAGCAAGGTTAAGTAAAGAAGCTATTAAGCAACTACATAGTGAGACCCAACGACTTATTAGAG AATCATCTGTGTCTCTCCCGTATCACGTGCCTGAGACCAAAAGCATTCATGACTTCTTCAAGCGAAGACCTCGACCGATATGTCAAGGAAATGCGATGGCATTGCTGAA GTCCACCAAATACCAGCTATCCCTAGATGAGGAATCTGCAGACACTAAGAACGTGGGTATGGATTGCAAAGGTGGGCGAGCGGAAGGCGATCAACCAGCAGCTAATGAACCAGAAAGGAGCCTTGGCAGAGATGTTGAACCTGCTGCGAACGAGCCTCTTGCTGATGTGGGGAAGAACTTGGTAGAAACGTGTGCGGAGAAGCGCGGGGAGGACAGTGATTCTCACACCGTTGGGACTGGTAATAGCGCAGAAAGGCAGCAGCGCTCTGACTTCCCAAGCGCTGATTGCAGTGAACAAAAAGAGAATGAAACTCCTCCAGCTACTGGAGGAGATGCCCTTGAGCAAAGAGATGAAACGGTGCCAGACTCAGATGGTGAAAAAAGCCGTCGGCAAGTGGGGGCTGGAGCGGTGGCACAGCCTGAAAAAGCGAGGAAATCGAAGCTGGAGAAACTCCGCGAACTGGGAATAGACCTGTCCATCAAGCCAAGGATCTGCTCTGGCGATCAATCCTTCATTAACCTCGACGAATCTGAGTCAAATAAAG aattagAAGCCTTGAAAGAACGTTTCTTGAAGCACACTCTTCAAACGTCGAAAGCCAAAGCTGAAAGGACCATAAACATGCCCATTATTCGTAAGGAGACGACGTCTGATGGCAAAGAGGAGCTGAGAGCCGATGTGGTGCCCGCGGTGTTGGCTGCGGAGACCTTGGGTGACACTGGTCCCTCCAAGCCAG GTGAGAAGCTGCAGGCGCTGAAGGCGAAACTCCAGGAGGCCATGAAGCTGCGCAGGACTGAGGAACGGCAGAAGCGGCAAGCACTGTTTAAACTGGATAACGAGGAGATgttggaggaagaagaggaggaggaggaggaggaagagatgaCGGATGAgtcagaggaagaggaagaaggtgaTAATGAG AATGTGGAATTTCTGCTTGACGAAGCAGAGGAAGATAACGAAGATATAGAAGAGAAACAAGTTGAAGATGGTGATAAAGAAACCGACAAAGAATCAATTGATGGAGACAAGCTGGAGAAATCTGAGCACTGTGATTCTGTTCCCAAACCACCGTCAACAGAGTCTACATTGATGCTTTTTAAGGACAGCTCCTCAAAAATGGG ATATTCTCTTCCTGATGAGAAACTTGAAATGGAAGAAACTACAGACAAAGGGCCTACCAAGTTAG aggACGATGACTCATTTTCTCTGCCAACGCTGGCGAAAGACAACAGCCATAACAGCAGCTTTGAGCTGATCGGCTCCATGATTCCGTCCTATCAACCCTGTAACAAACAGATGTCGCGCGGAGGGAACTTTTTATCTGCAGCAGGAGGTTTCAGGTCGCCTTCCCCGGGTTTTTTCAAAACAAGCTTTATCAGCTCTGCTTCCAAG AGCTCAGGAAAGGCGTCTGAGCCCTCTCTTCCCATAGAAGATTCCCAGGACCTGTATAACGCCTCTCCTGAGCCCAAGAGTTTATTTCCAGGGGCTGGGGAGTCACAGTTTCAATTTTCTCTAGAAGATGACACTCAGAGCCAGCTGCTTGACGCAGATGG GTTCTTGAACGTTGGGCAACACAGGAATAAATACCAGTCCTCAAAGCACCAGCTGACTCTGGCCAGTATGGATGAGAACGCAATGGACGCCAACATGGATGAACTGCTGGACTTGTGTTCCGGGAAGTTCAGCAGTCAGGCTGAACACGCGCCAAACACCAGCAGCAACAAAAAGCAGAACATGGAAGAATTGCTCAATCTTTGCTCAGGAAAATTCACATCTCAGA CAGGTTCTCCAACGTGGGCATCTTCAGTGTCTTCCAAGGCAGAAAAAGACAGTGACATAGAAGATCCGATGGCAGAAGCTCTGGCACTTTGTTCAGGCTCCTTTCCAACAGACAA ggaagaggaagatgaggaggaacAAGAAGAAATTGGTGATTTTCGTCTTGTAACAGATGACAACGCCTTTGACAGCGGCGAG GATGAAAAAAGTGGAGACAGTGATCCTGAAGAAGCAGAAATTAGTGATGAAGAAGAAGAGCTGCTGAGACCCAGATGGGGCTCGAAGAAAAAACT AAAACTGCAGGATTTCATGGAAGATGAAGCGGAGCTGTCTGGGAGCGACGTGGGAAGCGAGGATGAATATGATGGCGAAGACCTGAACGAATACGAAGAAGAGCTGATTGATGAGGAGCTCCCTAATGAGGTGGAATTAGAAAATCAAATACAGAAGTTCCACAT GAAAGCGATGCTGGATGACGACAAGCGCCAGTTGCGCTTGTACCAGGAGAGGTACCTGCTGGACGGGGACCTGCACAGCGACGGCCCTGGCAGGACGAGGAGATTCCGGTGGAAAAACATAG ATTATGATTCACAGGTTGACTTGTTTCAGAGAGATTCAGATAATGATGATGAAAACGAACAGTTTGACGagacagaagtgaaatggaggaaAGAGCGCTTTGAACGAGAGCAGTGGCTTCGTGAGCAG AAGGAGAAGAAtaaagagcaggaggaggaggaggaagaaattggTGAAGACAGCCAATTCATGAAACTAGCAAAGAAAGTAACTGCCAAATCCCTGCAGAAGAAAG CCGGCCCAGCAGCTGCGGTACAAGACACGGCGCTCCTACCCCGCAGCCCGTTTGAGACGTTCAGACCCACCAGTGACGTCCAG GTCAAAAATGGGTCTCTGTTGAACAGACCTACAGCTGTCCTTCAGAAACTGGCAGCAATGTCAGATCTGAATCCAAACACACCTCGAAATTCAAGGAATTTTGTCTTCCACACGCTTTCCCCAGAAAAGAGTGAAGAGGCGAAGGAGAAATCGAAACTTCAG GCAAAGAAAAGAGGCCCTGCTGCAGCAATAACATCTGTGGCCAAGCGACCCAGGGTGGAGAGCACAGAGGAAACAAGTCAAAGCCGAAGCATATTCCAGTACCTGGAGAGCTGA